In Vigna unguiculata cultivar IT97K-499-35 unplaced genomic scaffold, ASM411807v1 contig_99, whole genome shotgun sequence, the following are encoded in one genomic region:
- the LOC114172962 gene encoding protein MHF1 homolog — MENADTNSEGENDAEMKLLRDKFRLSAIAITESQAKQNGMTVSKVVVTCIADLAFKYTERVAKDLHLFAQHANRKSVNMEDVILCAHRNEHLSGLLRTFSNDLKAKDPQSERKRKKEIKKNDK; from the exons ATGGAGAACGCGGACACGAACAGCGAAGGGGAAAATGACGCAGAAATGAAGCTCTTGAGAGACAAATTCAGGCTCTCTGCAATTGCCATCACTGAATCTCAAG CAAAACAAAACGGCATGACAGTTTCAAAAGTCGTAGTCACTTGCATCGCGGACTTAGCCTTCAAGTATACAG AGCGTGTGGCTAAGGATCTTCATCTGTTTGCCCAGCATGCGAATCGTAAATCTGTAAATATGGAAGACGTGATACTCTGTG CACATAGGAATGAACATCTATCTGGCTTGTTGAGGACGTTCTCCAATGATTTAAAAGCCAAAGATCCTCAATCTGAAAGGAAGCgaaagaaagagataaaaaagaacGACAAATGA
- the LOC114172959 gene encoding uncharacterized protein LOC114172959, with amino-acid sequence MGEVVLVGPELLEQTTKKVKMVRDRMQASQSRQKAYADRRRRLLEFTAEDHVFLRVTRTTGVGRSLRSRKLSPKFLGPYQISRRIGHVANEIALPPQLANLYPVFHVSQLRKYVFDPSHVLEAEDVQIREDLTVEVPFVALEDNRVEERREKPVSLFKVIWDRRTCDSTWELEEDMRESHPHLFSW; translated from the coding sequence atgGGGGAAGTAGTGCTAGTTGGACCAGAGTTATTGGAACAAACTACAAAGAAGGTGAaaatggtgagagataggatgcagGCCTCTCaaagtaggcagaaggcctatgcagacCGAAGGAGGAGACTTTTGGAATTCACGGCTGAAGATcacgtgttcttgagggtgacccgaaccacgggtGTGGGAAGGTCTCttcgctcaaggaagctttctcctaagtttCTTGGTCCGTACCAAatctcgaggaggattgggcaTGTGGCTAATGAGATTGCTCTACCTCCTCAGTTAGCCAATCTTTATCCAGTATTCCATGTGTCACAattgaggaagtatgtgtttgacCCTTCTCATGTGTTAGAAGCCGAGGACGTACAGATCAGAGAGGATCTTACGGTGGAAGTACCATTCGTTGCTTTGGAGGATAATCGAGTTGAGGAACGTCGAGAAAAACCAGTCAGTCTTTTCAAAGTCATTTGGGACCGAAGGACAtgtgactctacttgggagctAGAGGAGGATATGCGAGAGTCACATCCACATCTATTTTCTTGGTAA